From a region of the Danaus plexippus chromosome 8, MEX_DaPlex, whole genome shotgun sequence genome:
- the LOC116773914 gene encoding phospholipid-transporting ATPase ABCA3 isoform X3, which translates to MIVWPIICVDATEWPEDINVTLRFPAVMRTPMLEHPLRISWRTNLLFPLFPQPGPRVPKDMYGGKTPGYSPEMFLAVQHAVSQEIIKQKTGKSINTKVYLQRLPQLSYRQDDLLVAMERFISMIIMMCFAYTFVNTVRVVTAEKEMQLKETMTIMGLPSWLHWLAWFIKQFSFLLISVILMVILFKIPFNSTSDGEGYAVLTFTPWSVLFFFLILFVIASLSFCFMVSVFFTRANTAASFMGLAWFSTYSAYMLTQMLYEDISLTTKLLLSLISNTAIGYALQMLVVCEGTSRGLQWDEFFMPVSYHDQFQPGHVALMLVLDSILYMLIAVYVEKIRPGLYGVPLPWYFPFTKSFWCPDNTKVAALTNKDGVDQEYKNALLKVIHDEEPKGIPMGINIENLTKVYKGRKKAVDNLNLRMYENEITVLLGHNGAGKTTTISMLTGMVPPSSGSATINGYDITRETEQARRSIGICPQHNVLFPDLTVAEHIIFYSRLKGVPSSKLQAEVDHFVKLLELEEKRNVISKHLSGGQKRRLSVGAAMCGSSRVVLLDEPTSGLDPAARRSLWDLLQREKKGRTMILTTHFMDEADVLGDRIAIMSGGRLQCVGTPYFLKKHYGIGYKLTIVKRDNCNVNDVTQFFKPFVPDIRENTNIGDSHGIGFGCFFFFMCSNVSFHSGSELTYILPNEHVNKFPDMLKKFEEEKDNLKISSYGLSVTSLEEVFMKAGAEESDASDRKKNGTSMATHNDCAVGPIDRHHGILDNEPIQKVRGFKLLRNHIKAMFLKLCYNTMRNKLASFIQIITPIINISISVWIARSWKFMSQLPPLELSLESGFRKTVTLVSEGTNLTDNSIERRAMMAYKDYFKSSSDPTMLLTDIGRLDLSKFYLKLLQADLPRVRYENLVGATFAPQRITAWFSNYGYHDSAISLAMANNAIMGALSPGSSLKFINHPLPYSIENLVRVMASGSSMGFQFAFNIGFCMAFVTSFLVLFAIKERVSGAKLLQRVSGVRPVIMWTTALIWDWFWLFIVFIAIIVTLGLFQENTLATPAELGRVMLVLIIFAFAMIPLHYLASFYFEASATGFSKMCFINIFSGCMPFLITEVLRLPEVGNPYYAHIFDWVFSPLPIYCISRSFRDMSVSAFSLLACDALCAQLPGVNCTRFTVCTKLNVSVCCMEDDPFLRWSEPGIGRYLFTMTLVGLISFTILLIKEYEILNKVFYSESKHGLPALVADEDSDVANERQTVRAFTRNELTQHSLVCRDLTKYYKDFLAVNRLSFAVHKGECFGLLGINGAGKTSTFRMLTGDSRLSCGDAYVHGLSLKTRIQDVHRHIGYCPQFDALLENLTARETLKIFCLLRGIPVKVGSARAIQLAEMLGFLRHYDKKVHECSGGTKRKISTALALLGDSPLVFLDEPTTGMDPASKRLVWRCVSEAAAGGRSVVLTSHSMEECEALCSRLTVMVNGQLYCLGPLQHLKNKFSQGYTLIVKCSSGADRDATVAKINQYVTDNFRDAKLIETYLGISTYYLNDQDLPWWRVFHLMEEARSQFPIEDYSVSQTTLEQVFLRFTRNQGRGD; encoded by the exons ATGATAGTATGGCCA aTTATCTGTGTAGATGCTACTGAATGGCCAGAAGATATTAATGTGACCTTGAGATTCCCAGCTGTTATGAGGACTCCAATGCTAGAACATCCTTTGAGGATCAGCTGGAGAACGAATCTCTTATTCCCTTTATTCCCGCAGCCTGGGCCTAGAGTTCCCAAGGACATGTATGGTGGTAAAACACCAG GGTATTCCCCCGAGATGTTCCTGGCGGTGCAGCACGCTGTGTCGCAGGagataataaaacagaagACTGGCAAGTCCATCAACACCAAGGTGTACTTACAACGTCTACCTCAACTGTCTTATAGACAGGACGATTTATTAGTTGCTATGGAACGATTTATATCTATGATCATTATGATGTGCTTCGCTTACACGTTCGTTAACACAGTCAGGGTTGTCACCGCTGAAAAGGAAATGCAATTGAAG GAGACAATGACTATAATGGGACTGCCGTCATGGCTGCATTGGTTGGCGTGGTTCATCAAACAATTCTCTTTCCTATTAATATCTGTTATCCTCATGGTCATATTGTTTAAG attcCCTTCAACTCTACGTCAGACGGCGAAGGGTACGCCGTCCTAACTTTCACACCATGGAGTGTACTATTCTTCTTCTTGATACTATTCGTGATCGCCTCATTGTCTTTCTGTTTTATGGTCAGCGTGTTCTTCACAAGAG CCAACACAGCGGCGTCGTTCATGGGCCTGGCTTGGTTCTCGACATATTCAGCTTATATGTTGACTCAAATGTTGTATGAAGACATAAGTTTAACGACAAAGCTGTTGCTAAGTTTAATATCGAACACAGCTATTGGTTACGCACTCCAGATGTTGGTAGTCTGTGAGGGAACTTCCAGAG gTTTACAATGGGACGAGTTCTTTATGCCGGTATCCTATCATGATCAGTTCCAGCCGGGTCACGTAGCGCTCATGTTGGTCCTAGATTCGATTCTGTACATGTTAATAGCCGTCTACGTAGAGAAAATTCGGCCGGGTCTATACGGAGTGCCGTTGCCATGGTACTTTCCGTTCACGAAAAGTTTTTGGTGTCCCGATAACACTAAGGTTGCtg CACTAACGAATAAAGACGGCGTCGATCAGGAATACAAGAACGCTTTGTTGAAAGTCATACACGATGAGGAACCAAAGGGAATACCGATGGGAATTAATATAGAG AATCTTACAAAAGTATACAAAGGAAGGAAAAAGGCTGTCGATAATTTGAATCTTAGGatgtatgaaaatgaaataacagtTCTGCTTGGTCACAACGGTGCCGGGAAAACAACAACGATATCAATGCTGACGG GTATGGTCCCACCATCATCCGGCTCGGCCACTATAAACGGTTACGACATTACTCGTGAGACGGAACAGGCTCGTAGGTCCATCGGCATATGTCCACAACACAACGTCTTATTCCCGGACCTGACTGTAGCTgaacatataatattctacTCAAGATTGAAAGGAGTCCCCTCCTCGAAGTTACAGGCTGAGGTTGATCATTTCGTCAAACTGTTGGAATTGGAAGAAAAG CGTAATGTAATTTCGAAGCATCTATCTGGAGGTCAGAAGCGTCGTTTGTCAGTAGGGGCGGCGATGTGTGGCTCATCTAGAGTGGTGCTATTAGATGAACCAACATCGGGTCTAGATCCAGCCGCTAGACGATCGCTATGGGACCTACTGCAGAGGGAAAAGAAAG GTCGTACAATGATATTGACGACCCACTTCATGGATGAGGCGGATGTTTTGGGGGATCGTATCGCCATCATGTCCGGCGGACGCCTCCAGTGTGTCGGTACGCCTTATTTCTTGAAGAAGCACTACGGCATCGGATACAAACTAACCATAGTTAAACGAGATAATTGCAATGTCAATGACGTCACACAGTTCTTCAAACCGTTCGTGCCGGATATAAGGGAAAATACCAACATAGGTGATTCACATGGTATAGGAtttggatgtttttttttttttatgtgttctAATGTATCGTTTCATTCAGGTTCTGAATTAACGTACATTCTGCCAAATGAACACGTCAACAAATTCCCCGATATGCTTAAAAAGTTCGAAGAggaaaaagataatttaaagatatcaAGCTACGGTTTATCTGTGACGAGTCTGGAGGAAGTTTTTatgaa AGCCGGAGCTGAGGAGAGCGATGCATCAGACAGAAAGAAAAACGGTACAAGTATGGCAACACACAACGATTGTGCGGTAGGACCAATAGATCGACATCACGGCATAT TGGACAATGAACCGATACAGAAAGTGAGAGGATTCAAACTCCTCAGGAACCACATAAAGGCGATGTTCCTAAAACTTTGCTATAACACAATGAGGAATAAATTAGCTTCcttcatacaaataataacaccaataataaatatatcgataTCCGTGTGGATAGCTCGCTCTTGGAAATTCATGTCACAATTACCACCATTGGAACTAAGTTTGGAGAGTGGCTTTAGAAAAACTGTCACTTTAGTATCAGAAGGGACGAACTTAACTGATAACAGCATAGAAAGGAGAGCGATGATGGCTTATAAGGACTATTTCAAAAGCAGTTCAGATCCGACAATGTTATTGACTGATATCGGAAGATTGGATTTATCCAAGTTCTATTTGAAattg cttcAAGCGGATTTGCCAAGGGTCCGTTATGAGAACTTAGTTGGGGCTACGTTCGCACCTCAACGTATAACAGCGTGGTTCAGTAACTATGGTTACCACGACTCGGCTATATCACTCGCCATGGCCAATAATGCCATCATGGGAGCTCTATCACCAGGGAGTtccttaaaatttatcaaccATCCCCTGCCCTACTCCATCGAAAATTTG GTCCGCGTGATGGCGAGCGGCAGCAGTATGGGCTTCCAGTTCGCGTTTAATATTGGATTCTGTATGGCTTTTGTTACATCTTTTTTGGTTCTCTTCGCTATTAAG GAACGTGTAAGTGGCGCGAAGCTCCTCCAGCGAGTGTCGGGAGTACGTCCCGTAATAATGTGGACAACCGCCCTTATATGGGATTGGTTCTGGCTGTTCATAGTGTTCATAGCGATCATAGTCACACTTGGACTCTTCCAGGAGAACACATTAGCGACACCGGCTGAATTAG GGAGGGTGATGTTGGTGCTGATTATATTCGCCTTTGCAATGATCCCGTTGCACTATTTAGCGTCTTTTTATTTCGAAGCATCAGCGACTGGTTTCTCAAAAATGTGCTTCATCAATATATTCTCAG GTTGTATGCCTTTCTTAATAACGGAAGTGCTGAGGTTACCGGAAGTCGGTAATCCGTACTACGCCCATATATTTGACTGGGTCTTCTCGCCTTTACCCATATACTGTATCAGTAGGAGCTTcag GGATATGAGCGTGTCTGCGTTCTCTCTGCTGGCGTGTGACGCTCTCTGCGCCCAGCTCCCCGGAGTGAACTGTACCCGGTTCACGGTCTGCACGAAACTCAACGTCTCGGTTTGTTGTA TGGAGGACGATCCCTTCCTGAGATGGAGTGAACCAGGCATCGGTCGTTATCTCTTCACGATGACTCTAGTCGGACTAATCTCGTTCACGATACTACTTATAAAAGAATACGAAATATTGAATAAG GTATTCTATTCCGAGAGCAAGCACGGCCTACCTGCTTTAGTAGCTGATGAAGACAGCGATGTTGCTAACGAAAGACAAACCGTGAGGGCGTTCACTAGAAACGAATTGACGCAGCACAGTCTCGTGTGTAGAGACTTAACTAAGTACTATAAGGACTTCCTGGCGGTCAACAGACTTAGTTTCG cGGTACATAAGGGTGAATGCTTCGGCCTTTTGGGGATTAACGGCGCGGGGAAGACGAGCACGTTCAGAATGCTTACCGGAGACTCCAGGCTGAGTTGTGGAGACGCTTACGTACACGGACTGTCGCTCAAGACGCGTATACAGGATGTTCACAGACACATCG GATATTGTCCGCAATTCGACGCGTTGTTGGAGAATCTAACAGCACGAGAAACTTTAAAGATATTCTGTCTCCTGCGTGGTATACCTGTTAAAGTTGGATCCGCGAGGGCCATACAGTTGGCAGAAATGTTGGGATTCTTGAGACATTACGATAAAAAG GTTCACGAATGTAGTGGTGGCACTAAAAGGAAAATTAGTACAGCACTAGCACTCCTTGGGGATTCACCTCTAGTGTTCCTTGACGAACCAACCACAG gCATGGATCCTGCCTCAAAGCGTTTAGTGTGGCGCTGTGTTAGCGAGGCAGCGGCCGGAGGAAGAAGCGTGGTCCTTACGTCGCACAGTATGGAAGAATGTGAGGCGCTGTGTTCGCGTTTAACGGTCATGGTAAATGGCCAACTGTACTGCCTCGGACCTCTTCAGCATCTCAAGAATAAATTCTCACAAG GTTACACACTTATCGTGAAATGTTCGTCCGGCGCAGACAGAGATGCCACTGTAGCGAAAATAAACCAATACGTCACGGACAACTTTCGGGACGCTAAACTTAT tgAGACGTACCTGGGCATAAGTACTTATTATCTGAACGACCAAGACCTTCCGTGGTGGAGAGTTTTTCATCTCATGGAAGAAGCCAGAAGCCAGTTCCCCATAGAAGACTATTCTGTATCTCAGACCACGCTGGAGCAAGTGTTCCTGCGCTTCACCAGGAATCAGGGTCGAGGGGATTAG